One segment of Papaver somniferum cultivar HN1 unplaced genomic scaffold, ASM357369v1 unplaced-scaffold_81, whole genome shotgun sequence DNA contains the following:
- the LOC113345509 gene encoding probable pectinesterase/pectinesterase inhibitor 21, translating to MGDDKKKKIAVFTVSSVMLVAMVVAVTFGVTNHLKNTHPTDEGNHAPPADAHTSNKAIEAICQPTQYKQACVDNLSKAAGNTTDPKELIKIGFNVTLDHIREALSHSGTLLALEKEPNAKLALQNCQELMDYAIDDLVNSFDQLGNLDLSKIDDAVEDLKVWLAAALTYEETCLDGFENSTSKAGQSMRDALNATQELTNNGLDMVSQISKIIGSLQIPLFNRRLMSEEEELEIPPWATAGQRRLLKVDVNTIKPNAVVAQDGSGQFRTVKDALQTVPVKGKEPFVIHVKAGVYKEYVNLTKSMTNVILIGDGPTKTKITNNRNVMETGMNTFASATFSVVGYGFMAKDIGFENTAGAANHQAVALRVSGDMSILYNVQIDGYQDTLYAHAKRQFYRDCTISGTVDFVFGNAVALFQNCKFIVRKPMENQANMVLASGRKTENDPGALILQDCTIQADPALFPVRKTLKSYLGRPWKAYARHVIMQTEIGDLIDPQGWHEWMGDFGINTCYFVEFENKGPGAVLTGRIKWPGIKTGTVTAEQLKDFTATSAIMKGGQFITSSGIPFKAGL from the exons ATGGGggatgacaaaaagaaaaaaatcgccGTCTTTACGGTATCTTCAGTAATGCTGGTTGCTATGGTTGTTGCAGTTACGTTTGGTGTTACCAACCACCTCAAAAACACCCATCCTACTGATGAGGGTAATCATGCTCCTCCTGCTGATGCACATACTTCTAACAAGGCCATTGAAGCCATTTGCCAACCCACTCAATATAAACAAGCTTGTGTTGATAACCTCAGCAAGGCAGCCGGAAACACTACAGACCCTAAAGAACTCATTAAGATTGGGTTCAACGTTACGTTGGATCATATTCGTGAAGCTTTGAGTCATTCAGGGACATTGTTAGCATTGGAGAAGGAGCCAAATGCAAAACTCGCTCTTCAAAACTGTCAAGAGCTTATGGATTACGCGATTGATGATCTGGTCAACTCGTTCGACCAGTTGGGTAATTTGGATCTCAGCAAGATCGATGATGCCGTTGAAGATCTCAAGGTTTGGTTGGCTGCTGCTTTGACGTACGAAGAGACATGCTTGGATGGGTTCGAAAACTCGACTAGCAAGGCAGGGCAATCCATGAGGGATGCATTGAACGCAACTCAAGAGTTGACTAACAATGGATTGGACATGGTTTCCCAAATCTCCAAGATTATTGGATCATTGCAGATCCCATTGTTTAACCGTAGGTTGATGTCAGAAGAAGAGGAATTGGAAATTCCACCATGGGCAACCGCCGGGCAACGCAGACTTCTCAAAGTTGACGTCAACACAATCAAGCCCAACGCTGTTGTGGCACAGGATGGGAGCGGTCAGTTCAGGACAGTTAAGGATGCACTTCAGACAGTGCCTGTCAAGGGCAAGGAACCTTTCGTCATCCACGTTAAGGCCGGAGTCTATAAGGAATATGTTAATCTCACAAAGTCGATGACCAACGTGATATTGATCGGAGACGGCCCAACAAAAACCAAGATCACCAACAACCGTAACGTAATGGAAACCGGAATGAACACATTTGCTTCTGCAACATTCA GTGTCGTTGGATACGGTTTCATGGCTAAGGATATTGGATTCGAGAACACTGCTGGTGCAGCTAACCATCAAGCTGTGGCTTTGAGGGTATCTGGAGATATGTCCATCCTCTACAATGTCCAGATAGATGGTTACCAAGATACGCTATATGCACACGCCAAACGTCAGTTTTACAGAGATTGTACCATCTCCGGAACAGTAGACTTCGTCTTTGGAAACGCAGTGGCATTGTTCCAGAACTGCAAGTTTATTGTGAGAAAGCCAATGGAAAACCAAGCGAACATGGTTCTAGCTAGCGGAAGGAAAACAGAAAACGATCCTGGTGCACTCATCCTTCAAGACTGTACCATCCAGGCTGACCCAGCGTTGTTCCCTGTCAGGAAGACACTGAAATCCTATTTGGGTCGTCCATGGAAAGCATATGCTAGACACGTAATCATGCAAACTGAAATCGGCGACTTGATTGACCCTCAGGGTTGGCATGAATGGATGGGTGATTTCGGTATCAACACTTGTTACTTTGTGGAATTTGAAAACAAAGGACCTGGTGCTGTATTGACTGGAAGAATCAAGTGGCCTGGTATCAAGACCGGCACAGTTACTGCGGAACAACTTAAAGATTTTACCGCTACTTCCGCAATCATGAAGGGTGGTCAGTTTATCACTAGTTCTGGTATCCCATTCAAAGCTGGACTATGA